In Schizosaccharomyces osmophilus chromosome 1, complete sequence, the genomic window CATCAGATAACGTGGGCATCAAATTAGGTATGTCTTTGGCGTTTTCGTATAGGATTTACTAACTTACTAAATAGGAATGTGTGGTAATGGCATTGTTGAAGGTGACGAGGAGTGTGATTGCGGAGATGATTGCAGTCAGAACCCTTGTTGTGATGGGAAATCCTGTAAGTATGCTACCGGTGCAGTCTGCGATGATTCAAAAGATAGTTGCTGCAAAGACTGCCAATTAAGTCGGGCAGGGACGGTATGCAGAAAAGCGTTCGGATCGTGTGATAAATCAGAGTTTTGCACTGGAAAGACCGCGGAATGTCCTAAAGATGAACATTGGGAGGATGGAAGATATTGTTCTTTGCCTAATAGAAACGGTTACTGTGCTTCTGGTAAATGTACCTCTCCTTCAGAGCAATGTCGAGAACTTACTAACTTTAGCATCTCAGCTTGCCAACCCGGTAGCTGCAAAGTTTCTTgtatgaatgaaaatggCGTGTGCTATTCCAGCTCTATAAATTATTTAGACGGTACCCGCTGTGCTGAAGGTTTATGTTATAATGGAAACTGCGTTCCCGTTGAAGAGACTTCGGCTGCTACATGGAGAAAGCAACCCTCCCTCTTCTGTGCTTCAGCTACTATGCTTATATCACTAGCGCTTATAGCCTGGTTTTTCTGGTAGTTAAAGCCTTTCTTATTATGAAGAATGCATGCACCGTACAGTTCTAACTATGATTGTACTTAGTTGCAGTTTTCGTTCTATTTGACAGAGCTCTTATCTCTTGTGTATTGACTTATATAAATTCTCAGTTACCGATAAATAATCAGACTATATTCCTAAACCATTACACATAGCTACATCCAAAAcctttaattttaaaaccGGTAATTTGAAACCTTTTATTAATCTTCTCCAAAAGACGAAAGTAAAGAACAAATTTAAGCAATATCCTTCTTGAAGGTACCCATAAATTGTCTGGCTTCGGCAGGGGTCTGGAAACGTCCATGGCCAAACTTGGAAGCAGTGTCAATCCATTTGAGGTTGACGTCTTCCAAAGCCTTACGAGAAGTGTGGGTAATGAGAGACTTACGGATGGTCATGATACGCTTAACGGGACCGGGAGTAGCACCGTTCAACATGATGTAGTCGTTGTCTACAGCACCATAGCGAACGAATCCACCCATAGGAGTAATACGCTTTTCGGTGGCATCAAAGTCAGTAGAAGCGTTCTTGCCGTCTTCACCAGCACCAACACGGTAGATCTTGGAGTTCAATTGGGTACGGTGCATGTAACCGGCGTTACCGGCACGGGGAACAGTCCATTGGACGTTGGCAGGGTGCCAAGCACCGATACAAGCA contains:
- a CDS encoding spore wall assembly peptidase Mde10-like; the protein is MCGNGIVEGDEECDCGDDCSQNPCCDGKSCKYATGAVCDDSKDSCCKDCQLSRAGTVCRKAFGSCDKSEFCTGKTAECPKDEHWEDGRYCSLPNRNGYCASGKCTSPSEQCRELTNFSISACQPGSCKVSCMNENGVCYSSSINYLDGTRCAEGLCYNGNCVPVEETSAATWRKQPSLFCASATMLISLALIAWFFW